Sequence from the Pseudomonadota bacterium genome:
CCCGGCCATCAGTTTAACACCTCCTTTTTTGAAACTGTGCCGGCGGATGGGAAAATAGCCCTGATCTCCCAGAGTGGGGCGATTATCTCTTCCATTCTTGACCTGGCAGCGGAAAAAGGCGTGGGTTTCAGTCATGTCGTCAGCCTTGGTTCACTGGTTGATGTTGATTTCGGGGATGTTATCGATTACCTGGGCTGGGAATACAATGTTCGCTGTATCCTGCTTTATATTGAAAACCTGCATGATGTGAAAAAATTTCTCAGTGCCTGTCGTTCTGTGTCCATGGTCAAGCCGATTGTGGCCATCAAAGGGGGCAAGGGTGACCTGGCCCGGGAAGTGATTAAAAAACATACCAGCCATTTTGCCGGCGATGACCATGTTTATGATGCCGCTTTTCGCCGGGCCGGAGTGATCAGGGTTAAAACCCTTGCCGAATTGCTGGCTGCCGGAGTATCTCTGTCGCCACAGAAGCTGCCGTCGGGTGAGAACCTGGGAATTATTACCAATTCCGGAGGGCTTGGAGTCCTGGTGGTTGACAGCCTGGCTGATCAGCAACTAACGCTTGATATGTTATCGGCAAAGCTTAAAAACAGCTTGCAAAAACATCTGCAGCCGTATTCCGCCGGCTTGAATCCCATCTGTATTTCCAGTGAAGCAGACAGCCGACGTTTCATCGAGGTGATCAAACTTTCACTTCTTGAGGGTGATTTTGATGCCCTGATGGTGGTGATGGTTTTAAGTGGTTGGCTTGATCCGGGACAGATTATCAATGAGGTTCGGGCAGCAGCTGCCGAGCAACGGGTCAAAATGATCTATATCTGGCTCGGTAACCGCGGTGACCATGCCGCCGCCCGGGCGGCTGGACTGGAAGACCCGGCAAACAGCATTTTTTTCAGTGTCGAAGAAGCCGTTAACGCTTACTATTATGGGATGCGCTATTATGCCAAATTGAAAAAAGTGGTCATTGTGCCGCCGCGTTTTAACCGGGTACTGGAATATGATTTCCCCCGGGCCGGAGAACTGATTGCTTCACAGTGTGGAAAAGAAGCGAAATTACTCAGTGAGTCGGCAGGTAAGGAAATTCTGAAAACCTATTGTCTGCCGGTTAATGAAACTTTTGTGGTTTACAGCCTTGAACAGGGGCGGAAGAAGGCGGACAACCTGGGTTATCCGGTGGTTTTGAAAAATAATGACCCGGCACATTATTACAAGAGTGATTTTCACGGTGTTCATCTGGCCCTGCATAGCCGGGTGGCGCTTGAACATGCCTGGGTGGAATTGGAGGCTGTTGCCGGACTTCCCGGAACCAATGGTCTCACCGTCCAGCGGATGATTGGGCCAGGGACCTTTGAACTGCATCTTGGAGTCCGTACTGACCTTGAATTCGGACCCTATATTTTTTTGGGGATGAGCGGTCTGCTGGCCAGAATGCGGGTAGTGGAAGCAGTTATCCTGCCGCCATTAAATCGATTGCTGGCCGGGAAACTTATTAAGAAAAGCTGGCTTGAATCCTGTCGCCAATGGCTGCCCTTTGAGCTGGAAAAACTTGAGGAAATTCTGGTTCGTATTTCCCAGTTGGCGATTGACTTTCCCCGGATCCAGGAAATTGATATTAATCCTTTAATGATCAGTGACAATAACTTTTACATCGTTGATGCCAAGATTGTGCTTAAAGACCGGGGGCTCAAATCTCCTGATCATCTGGCCATCACTCCCTATCCTAATCAATATGAGTCCCATGCTGTTCTCAGAGACGGGACCAAAGTCCTGATTCGGCCCATCAGGCCGGAAGACGCCGAAGCTCACTATCTTTTTGTCTCTTCTTTCTCCCGGGAAACCAGTTATTACCGTTTTTTTTCCTATGGAAAAGAACTGGCTGATGAGCAAATGACTCGTTTTACCCAGATAGATTATGATCGGGAAATGGCTATTATTGCGGTTGTAGAAAAGGATGGTCGGGAATTGACCATCGGCGTCAACCGGTTGGTCTATTATGCCCACAGCGATGAATATGAGTTTGCTATTGTGGTGGCGGATGAATGGCAGCAGAGCGGCATCGGGGGGATTCTGATGGAAAAGCTCATTGATATAGCCAGAGACCGCAAGCTGAAAAATTTCTACGGACTGGTACTTTCAGATAACTATAAAATGTTGAATTTTGTCAAAAAGTTTGGTTTTCGGGTTGCCGGTCATGAAGATGTGATGGTTCGTATCGAACTTGATCTTTAAACCGCCTTGGCATGACATGAGAATAGTTGTTTCAAGCGGTTACGCCAACGATCCGGTTATGCCCCAAACCTTCTTCTGCACCGAATCTGGCGGAGTAATCATGGCAGATATTTTTTGTTGACTACCTGTTTGCAAATTGATATTACTATATGGACATAATGGTTATAATGACCATGTTATTTTAGGTTTTTAATTTATGGGGGTTTGCAGCTATGCCTACAGTTTCAGTGGCNNNNNNNNNNNNNNNNNNNNNNNNNNNNNNNNNNNNNNNNNNNNNNNNNNNNNNNNNNNNNNNNNNNNNNNNNNNNNNNNNNNNNNNNNNNNNNNNNNNNAGATATTTTTTGTTGACTACCTGTTTGCAAATTGATATTACTATATGGACATAATGGTTATAATGACCATGTTATTTTAGGTTTTTAATTTATGGGGGTTTGCAGCTATGCCTACAGTTTCAGTGGCTAATGCCAAAAGTCATCTATCAGAACTTATAGCCAAGAGTTCTTATGCGCATGAGCGGTTTATTATTACCCGCAGGAATAAACCGGTAGCGGCCTTGGTTAGCCTTAATGATCTTAAACTTATTGAACAGTACGAGGAACGGCAGGGGTTGGCCTCTATTGCCGGGAAATGGAGAGGTTTTGAAGAAGTGAGTGAAAGCCTGGAGGATCTTCAGCAACTTCGGCGAAAAGGTGGAAGTGGGCGCAATGTTTCTTTTTGATACCGATGTTATTACTAATATTCTAAAAAAATCTCCTTCTGAAAACCTGCTGAAACGTCTTAGTGAAGTTCCGATGTATGAGCAGCATATTTCGACTATCACAATTTCAGAGATTGTTTATGGTGCAGTTAAGAGTATACGACCTGAATACCATTTAGACAATCTGGAATCTATTTTACTTCCTTCAGTGAATATTGTTGGATTTGATTCTAAAGCCGCTTACATTTGTGGTCGATTGCGTGCAACCCTGGAAAAAGCCGGGTTGCCGCTTGATCTGGCAGATTTGGAGATTGCATCTATCGCAATTGCCGGGGATTTAGTGTTGGTTACCGGAAACACCAAACATTTTTCCAGGATTTCCGAACTTGAAATTGAAAATTGGCTATAATATTAGTAACTATTCAGCACATTGTATTACACCTTAAGTAGTAAACTCGGGACTGTCCCCAGCTTCACCGGGGGCTGTCCCAGATGTTTAATGAAACAATGTCGGTATACACCGCAAAAGCCTGAGACATTCCCCTTTTAAACCAAAAAGCTCGGGGACAGTCCCGGTTTTGCTTGGAGCAGTGCGCTTCATAAAGATGTGCTGAATAGTTACTAATATTATTACTCAACTTTCTGATTTGCATTGCCAGGAATAGATAATGGGATGTTCGGTCTTGGTTTATAGCTATTGGCCGCCTGGGTGGGGACAGTTTTTAAAACTGTCCCCCATTGGTGATTCGTGGCAGACGCGGGGACATTGCTTTAGCGGTGTCCCCACAGTCTAACTGTTTTTAGGGCAACTCAGAAAGTTGAGTTATTATAAGTTGAAGCTTATAGTCAGAAAGCCCGCGAGAGCAGTGTGTCCTCTTTTAACCATTCAGCTACCGGGCGGCGATAAAAGAGGTTGCCCAGAGATAGTAACGCTCGAAATAATTGTCGGCCGGGGTTACGGCAATGTAGAGATAATATGTACCCGGCGGCAGGTCTGCGAGTCTAAACGTAGTATCCCACAGCAATACATCATTAACGACAGAGGTCTCATTCGTTTTCCAGGCGGGTAAAACGGTGCCCGGCAGCTGTAGATGTAGAGCATTGTCGGCATTAAGCATATAAAAGAGCATCTCTGGGCCCAAGGCCGCAGATTGTAAGCCGATGCCGACATAGATGTCCACAGCCTCTGAAAATGGGGGCAAGCCAATCCGAAGATTTACCTCGCCGTCAGACACCTTGCCGCTGGCAAAGGGCCAGCAGGCAGCGGGATCAGACTGTTTTACCGGCTCGATAACTCGGGAATAGTTCCA
This genomic interval carries:
- a CDS encoding GNAT family N-acetyltransferase, with protein sequence MSIYNLNHLFNPRTIGLLGRYDCRSCQEQVVYQNLRASRGKQVLMINLDGCGGENCWFKNHGHCYDRLDAIPEEIDLLIVSLPLVEIPAILAAGGKLRVKNMIITRGGRAFESEKHEQEIVAAARKNNVRLLGFKSFGLIVPGHQFNTSFFETVPADGKIALISQSGAIISSILDLAAEKGVGFSHVVSLGSLVDVDFGDVIDYLGWEYNVRCILLYIENLHDVKKFLSACRSVSMVKPIVAIKGGKGDLAREVIKKHTSHFAGDDHVYDAAFRRAGVIRVKTLAELLAAGVSLSPQKLPSGENLGIITNSGGLGVLVVDSLADQQLTLDMLSAKLKNSLQKHLQPYSAGLNPICISSEADSRRFIEVIKLSLLEGDFDALMVVMVLSGWLDPGQIINEVRAAAAEQRVKMIYIWLGNRGDHAAARAAGLEDPANSIFFSVEEAVNAYYYGMRYYAKLKKVVIVPPRFNRVLEYDFPRAGELIASQCGKEAKLLSESAGKEILKTYCLPVNETFVVYSLEQGRKKADNLGYPVVLKNNDPAHYYKSDFHGVHLALHSRVALEHAWVELEAVAGLPGTNGLTVQRMIGPGTFELHLGVRTDLEFGPYIFLGMSGLLARMRVVEAVILPPLNRLLAGKLIKKSWLESCRQWLPFELEKLEEILVRISQLAIDFPRIQEIDINPLMISDNNFYIVDAKIVLKDRGLKSPDHLAITPYPNQYESHAVLRDGTKVLIRPIRPEDAEAHYLFVSSFSRETSYYRFFSYGKELADEQMTRFTQIDYDREMAIIAVVEKDGRELTIGVNRLVYYAHSDEYEFAIVVADEWQQSGIGGILMEKLIDIARDRKLKNFYGLVLSDNYKMLNFVKKFGFRVAGHEDVMVRIELDL
- a CDS encoding type II toxin-antitoxin system Phd/YefM family antitoxin produces the protein MPTVSVANAKSHLSELIAKSSYAHERFIITRRNKPVAALVSLNDLKLIEQYEERQGLASIAGKWRGFEEVSESLEDLQQLRRKGGSGRNVSF
- a CDS encoding type II toxin-antitoxin system VapC family toxin — protein: MFLFDTDVITNILKKSPSENLLKRLSEVPMYEQHISTITISEIVYGAVKSIRPEYHLDNLESILLPSVNIVGFDSKAAYICGRLRATLEKAGLPLDLADLEIASIAIAGDLVLVTGNTKHFSRISELEIENWL